In one Rutidosis leptorrhynchoides isolate AG116_Rl617_1_P2 chromosome 8, CSIRO_AGI_Rlap_v1, whole genome shotgun sequence genomic region, the following are encoded:
- the LOC139862386 gene encoding probable pectate lyase P59 produces the protein MEGARCNRVLVLCLIIFAAIVPSLMAHNTAIAIRKPLGKKKGGCKAYNSIDKCWRCDRNWAKNRKKLASCAKGFGHGTFGGKMGQIYVVTDSSDKNVINPKPGTLRHAVLQPEPLWITFSNNMNIRLSQELIFMSDKTVDGRGFEVHVAGGAGIMLQFVHNVIIHGIHMYDIVEGSGGMIRSKTDHVGKRGRSDGDAISIFSSSQVWVDHCSFASSYDGLIDIVAASTNVTISNCHFVKHDKALLFGASDHTPEDKIMKVTLAYNHFGIGLTQRLPAVRFGFVHVVNNDYMEWKSYAIGGADAPTIISQGNRFKAADGACKEITKREQVPESIWRKWTWRSEGDLMLNGAYFRQSGNPKWAERYKGPALIPAQPAEKVGKLTQSVGASLNCKAGSPC, from the exons ATGGAAGGGGCTCGATGTAATCGAGTTCTTGTTTTATGTTTGATTATATTTGCAGCAATTGTCCCGTCGTTAATGGCTCACAATACTGCTATCGCCATCAGAAAGCCGCTAGGTAAGAAAAAAGGTGGATGCAAAGCGTATAACTCTATTGACAAATGTTGGAGGTGCGATCGCAATTGGGCTAAAAACCGAAAAAAGTTGGCTAGTTGTGCCAAAGGGTTCGGCCATGGAACCTTCGGTGGCAAAATGGGCCAAATCTATGTTGTGACTGACTCATCAGACAAAAACGTAATCAACCCAAAACCAGGCACCCTTCGGCATGCAGTCCTCCAACCCGAACCACTCTGGATCACCTTCTCTAATAATATGAACATTAGACTTAGCCAAGAGCTTATCTTTATGTCTGACAAGACCGTTGATGGCCGTGGGTTTGAAGTACATGTAGCAGGTGGGGCTGGTATTATGTTACAATTCGTTCACAACGTGATTATCCACGGCATCCATATGTATGATATTGTCGAGGGATCTGGTGGAATGATCCGATCGAAAACCGATCATGTCGGTAAACGAGGAAGAAGTGATGGTGATGCCATTTCCATCTTTAGCTCCTCGCAGGTGTGGGTTGACCATTGCTCCTTTGCTAGTAGCTACGATGGGCTTATCGATATTGTTGCAGCTTCTACTAATGTCACCATTTCGAATTGTCACTTCGTCAAGCACGATAAG GCTTTGCTATTTGGTGCAAGTGATCACACCCCAGAGGACAAGATAATGAAGGTGACGCTTGCGTATAACCACTTCGGGATAGGGCTAACGCAGAGGCTGCCGGCGGTGCGATTCGGGTTCGTGCACGTGGTTAATAATGATTATATGGAATGGAAGTCGTATGCGATTGGAGGTGCAGATGCCCCTACCATTATTAGTCAGGGAAACAGGTTTAAGGCTGCTGATGGTGCATGCAAGGAGATAACAAAAAGGGAGCAAGTTCCAGAATCCATATGGCGGAAATGGACATGGAGAAGTGAGGGAGACTTAATGCTGAACGGAGCGTATTTCCGGCAATCAGGAAACCCGAAATGGGCTGAAAGATACAAGGGCCCAGCGTTAATTCCGGCCCAACCGGCAGAAAAAGTGGGCAAACTTACCCAATCTGTGGGCGCATCGCTTAACTGTAAGGCGGGGTCCCCTTGTTGA
- the LOC139861997 gene encoding FACT complex subunit SSRP1-like: MADGHMFNNISLVGRGGANPGQLRVYSRGLLWRKQGGGKAVEVDKDDIVRITWMKVPRSNQLAVLIKDGLKYKFIGFRDQDVVSLTNFFQNSCNIIPEEKQLSVSGKNWGELDIDGNMLSFLVGSKQAFEISLADVSQTQLQGKTDVILEFHVDDTTGANEKDTLMEMSFHIPGSNTQFVGDENRPPAQVFREKIMSMADVGGGGEEAVVTFDTITILTPRGRYNVELHLSFLRLQGQATDFKIQYSSIVRVFVLPKSNQPHTFVVVTLDPPIRKGQTLYPHIVMQFETDTVVESSLVMNDELYASKYKDKLEPSYKGLIHEVFTMILRGLSGTKLTRPGKFRSCQDGYAVKSSLKAEDGVLYPLEKSFFFLPKPPTLILHDEIDYVEFERHAAGGSNMHYFDLLIRLKTEQEHLFRNIQRNEYHNLFDFISSKGLKIMNLGAGVHAADGVAAVLQDEDDDAVDPHLERIKNEAGGEDSDEEDEDFVADKDDDGSPSDDSGDDDSDGSDSGGDKERISKKESKKEPVASKTSSSSKKRSNDDGTSKKRKQKKIKDPNAPKRALSGFMFFSQLERENVKKEIPGISFKEIARVLGERWNKLSAAEKEPYEAKAQADKKRYLSAISDYRNHPQQSSKMDLMDESDSN, translated from the exons AAACAAGGAGGTGGTAAGGCTGTGGAAGTTGATAAGGATGATATTGTTCGAATTACCTGGATGAAGGTGCCACGTAGCAATCAACTTGCCGTGCTAATCAAAGACGGTCTCAAGTATAAATTTATCGGTTTTCGCGATCAG GATGTAGTCAGCCTGACCAATTTTTTCCAGAACTCATGTAACATTATTCCAGAAGAAAAGCAACTTTCAGTTAGTGGAAAGAATTGGGGAGAACTCGATATAGATG GTAATATGCTTTCTTTTCTTGTTGGCTCAAAGCAAGCGTTTGAGATATCATTGGCTGATGTGTCCCAGACACAACTGCAAGGAAAGACTGATGTCATCTTGGAGTTTCACGTGGATGACACCACTGGTGCTAATGAG AAAGACACTTTGATGGAAATGAGCTTCCACATTCCTGGTTCAAACACTCAGTTTGTTGGAGATGAAAATCGTCCTCCTGCACAA GTTTTCCGAGAAAAAATAATGTCAATGGCTGATGTCGGTGGTGGAGGTGAGGAAGCTGTCGTTACCTTTGATACCATTACAATTCTTACTCCAAG GGGGCGTTACAATGTTGAACTTCACCTTTCATTCTTGCGGCTTCAAGGGCAAGCTACTGATTTTAAAATCCAGTACAGTAGCATAGTTCGTGTTTTTGTCTTACCCAAG TCTAACCAGCCTCATAcatttgttgttgttactttggaTCCCCCGATCCGTAAAGGTCAAACCTTGTACCCACATATTGTGATGCAG TTTGAAACTGATACTGTGGTGGAAAGCAGTTTGGTGATGAATGATGAGTTGTACGCTTCCAAATACAAAGACAAGTTAGAACCATCTTATAAG GGTCTTATTCACGAAGTTTTTACAATGATTTTGCGTGGGTTGTCTGGTACAAAGCTAACTAGACCCGGGAAGTTTCGTAGTTGTCAGGATGGTTATGCTGTCAAGTCGTCTTTAAAAGCTGAAGACGGTGTTTTATATCCTCTTGAGAAGAGCTTTTTCTTCTTACCAAAGCCTCCTACTCTTATTCTCCATGACGAG ATTGACTATGTAGAATTTGAGAGACATGCAGCTGGAGGTTCAAACATGCATTATTTTGATCTTCTTATCAGACTCAAGACTGAGCAAGAACATCTTTTCCGTAACATTCAAAGAAATGAATATCATAACTTGTTCGATTTTATTAG TTCAAAGGGTCTGAAGATAATGAACCTGGGAGCTGGTGTACACGCTGCAGATGGTGTTGCAGCTGTTttacaagatgaggatgatgatgctGTGGACCCTCATCTTGAGCGAATTAAGAATGAAGCTGGTGGAGAGGATAGTGATGAGGAG GATGAGGATTTTGTTGCTGACAAGGATGATGATGGGTCACCCagtgatgattctggggatgatgaCTCTGATGGTAGTGATAGTGGAGGTGACAAggag AGAATTTCAAAAAAGGAGTCCAAGAAAGAACCTGTTGCTTCCAAAACATCATCTTCAAGTAAGAAAAGAAGCAATGATGATGGGACTTCAAAGAAAAGGAAACAAAAGAAGATAAAGGATCCAAACGCACCCAAGAGGGCATTGAGTGGTTTCATGTTCTTCTCACAGCTTGAACGAGAG AATGTGAAGAAGGAAATTCCAGGAATCTCATTTAAAGAAATTGCCAGGGTTCTTGGAGAACGATGGAACAAGTTATCAG CCGCAGAGAAGGAACCATACGAGGCAAAAGCTCAAGCAGACAAGAAAAGGTACCTAAGTGCAATCAGTGACTATAGGAACCACCCCCAACAATCCTCCAAAATGGATTTGATGGATGAATCCGACAGTAATTAG